One window of Oscillibacter hominis genomic DNA carries:
- a CDS encoding adenylosuccinate synthase, producing MGHCAIVGINWGDEGKGRMVDLITSDYDVVVRYQGGGNAGHTVVNEFGKFALHLLPSGIFRKGVVNVLGNGVALDCENLWIEMQDVMSKGVALTPENLKVSDRASLLLPWHRDLDGLEEARLKDKKYGSTKQGIAPFYSDKYQKKTVMAGELLYPEHLRRHLADLLEWKNLTLEKVYGAKPYTMEDLERWIAEYGEKIRPYVCDTGAFLRRAQDEGKKVLFEAQLGALRDLDYGIYPYTTSSNAIAAYAPVGSGLPSARIEEVIGVVKAYSTCVGEGPFTAEWFGDEAEELRKAGGEYGAKTGRPRRVGPIDLVATRYGVMVQGATNIALTKLDVLSYMKKIPVCTHYLVDGRESNEFPFPVMLDAAKPVIEYMDGWQCDISGARKWEDLPEAARKYVEYIESRIGCRIGYVSVGPERESIVIR from the coding sequence ATGGGACATTGCGCGATTGTTGGCATCAACTGGGGCGATGAGGGAAAGGGCCGTATGGTGGATCTCATCACCTCTGACTACGACGTGGTGGTCCGCTACCAGGGCGGCGGCAACGCGGGGCACACCGTGGTGAACGAATTCGGCAAGTTTGCGCTGCACCTGCTGCCCTCCGGGATTTTCCGCAAGGGCGTGGTCAACGTGTTAGGCAACGGCGTGGCGCTGGACTGCGAGAACCTGTGGATTGAGATGCAGGATGTGATGAGCAAGGGCGTGGCACTGACGCCGGAGAACCTGAAGGTCAGCGACCGGGCCTCTTTGCTGCTGCCCTGGCACCGGGATTTGGACGGACTGGAGGAAGCCCGGCTGAAGGACAAGAAGTACGGCTCCACCAAGCAGGGCATCGCCCCGTTTTACAGCGATAAGTACCAGAAAAAGACGGTGATGGCCGGCGAGCTCCTCTATCCGGAGCACCTGCGCCGCCATCTGGCCGACCTTTTGGAGTGGAAGAACCTGACCCTTGAGAAGGTGTATGGGGCCAAGCCCTATACCATGGAGGACCTGGAGCGGTGGATCGCCGAGTACGGCGAGAAGATCCGCCCCTATGTCTGCGACACCGGCGCCTTTTTGCGCAGGGCCCAGGACGAGGGCAAGAAGGTCCTCTTTGAGGCCCAGCTGGGCGCCCTGCGGGACTTGGACTACGGCATCTATCCCTACACCACCTCCTCCAACGCCATCGCGGCCTATGCCCCCGTGGGGTCCGGGCTGCCCTCCGCAAGGATTGAGGAGGTCATCGGCGTGGTGAAGGCCTACTCCACCTGCGTGGGCGAGGGCCCCTTCACCGCCGAGTGGTTCGGCGACGAGGCGGAGGAGCTGCGCAAGGCGGGCGGTGAGTACGGCGCCAAGACCGGCCGGCCCCGCCGTGTGGGCCCCATCGACCTGGTGGCCACCCGCTACGGCGTGATGGTGCAGGGCGCCACCAACATCGCGCTGACCAAGCTGGATGTTCTCAGCTATATGAAGAAAATTCCCGTCTGCACCCACTATCTGGTGGACGGCAGAGAGAGCAACGAGTTCCCCTTCCCGGTTATGCTGGATGCGGCCAAGCCTGTGATCGAGTATATGGACGGCTGGCAGTGCGACATCTCCGGCGCCCGGAAGTGGGAGGACCTGCCGGAGGCGGCCCGGAAGTACGTAGAGTACATTGAATCCCGGATCGGCTGCCGCATCGGCTATGTGTCCGTTGGCCCGGAGCGGGAGTCCATCGTCATCCGCTGA
- the purB gene encoding adenylosuccinate lyase: MRKDRYESPLASRYASEYMLHLFSPDMRFSTWRRLWVALARAEHTLGLPVSAEQVEELAAHTEDIDYDVVAAREKEIRHDVMAHIYAYGQVCPKAAGIIHLGATSCYVTDNADLILYREGLRYLRRQLLAAMSNLCDFAERYRAMPTLGYTHYQPAQPVTVGKRATLWLQDLESDLAELDFVIGSMKFLGCRGTTGTEASFLDLFEGDTDRIDEMNRLIAEEFGFAQCFPVCGQTYPRKTDSRILNVLSSIAQSCYRFANDLRLLQHDRQVEEPFEDKQVGSSAMAYKRNPMRCERICSLSRYLMADAMNAPMTASVQWMERTLDDSANRRISLPEGFLCADAILRLVQNVTNGLHVNEKIVDRTVREYLPFIATENLLMEAVKRGGDRQQLHEIIRRCSMEATGRMKEGERCDLLERLAAESAFAMTGEEMRELLDPALYTGRCAQQVERYVASVRPLLSEKAEHGQEITL, translated from the coding sequence ATGCGCAAAGACCGTTACGAATCGCCCCTGGCGTCCCGGTACGCCTCGGAGTATATGCTGCACCTCTTTTCACCGGACATGCGCTTTTCCACCTGGCGCCGGCTGTGGGTGGCCCTGGCCCGGGCGGAGCACACGCTGGGCCTGCCGGTTTCCGCGGAGCAGGTGGAGGAGCTGGCCGCCCATACGGAGGACATCGACTACGACGTGGTGGCCGCCCGGGAGAAGGAAATCCGCCACGACGTCATGGCCCACATCTACGCCTACGGCCAGGTGTGCCCCAAGGCCGCCGGCATCATCCACTTAGGCGCCACCTCCTGCTATGTCACTGACAACGCGGACCTGATCCTCTACCGGGAGGGGCTGCGCTATCTGCGCCGCCAGCTGCTGGCGGCCATGAGCAACCTCTGCGACTTTGCGGAGCGCTATCGGGCCATGCCCACCCTGGGCTACACCCACTACCAGCCAGCACAGCCGGTGACCGTGGGCAAGCGGGCCACCCTCTGGCTGCAGGACTTGGAGAGCGACCTTGCAGAGCTGGATTTTGTCATCGGCTCCATGAAGTTCTTAGGCTGCCGGGGCACCACAGGCACGGAGGCAAGCTTCCTGGACCTCTTTGAGGGGGACACGGACAGGATTGACGAGATGAACCGGTTGATCGCCGAGGAGTTCGGCTTTGCCCAGTGCTTCCCGGTCTGCGGCCAGACCTACCCCCGCAAGACCGACAGCCGGATTTTAAACGTGCTCTCCTCCATTGCCCAAAGCTGCTACCGCTTTGCAAACGACCTGCGGCTGCTGCAGCACGACCGGCAGGTGGAAGAACCCTTTGAGGACAAGCAGGTGGGCTCCTCCGCCATGGCCTATAAGAGAAACCCCATGCGCTGCGAGCGCATCTGTTCCCTGAGCCGCTACCTGATGGCCGATGCCATGAACGCCCCCATGACTGCCTCCGTCCAGTGGATGGAGCGGACGTTGGACGACTCGGCCAACCGGCGTATTTCCCTGCCCGAGGGGTTCCTCTGCGCCGACGCCATACTGCGCCTGGTGCAGAACGTCACCAATGGCCTCCACGTCAACGAGAAGATCGTGGACCGCACGGTGCGTGAGTACCTTCCCTTCATCGCCACGGAAAACCTGCTGATGGAGGCAGTGAAGCGGGGCGGCGACCGTCAGCAGCTCCACGAGATCATCCGCCGCTGCTCCATGGAGGCCACCGGGCGCATGAAGGAGGGGGAACGGTGCGACCTGCTGGAGCGTCTGGCCGCTGAGAGCGCCTTTGCCATGACCGGGGAGGAGATGCGGGAGCTGCTGGATCCCGCCCTTTACACAGGCCGCTGCGCCCAGCAGGTGGAGCGCTATGTGGCCTCCGTCCGGCCACTGCTTTCGGAAAAGGCGGAGCACGGCCAGGAGATCACCCTGTAA
- the asnB gene encoding asparagine synthase B, whose product MCSIMGFSKKTVSREEIRTYFDRTKSRGPDMSRIVETKSGYLCFHRLAIMGLEETGMQPFELEGDLVVCNGELYNWREQKKKLEEHYRFRSGSDCELLLPMYREYGLSMFPRLDAEFALILYDSMTDTLVAARDPLGIRPLFYGYDKAGAIVFASEAKNLVGLCREIRPFPPGHYYAFGKFVRYADLTTVKEYCEDDLETVCANIRDKLVAGVKKRLDADAPLGFLLSGGLDSSLVCAISAKLLKTPIRTFAIGMDKDAIDLKYAREVADYIGADHTEVYMTRDQVISSLEEVIALLGTYDITTIRASMGMYLCCKAIHERTDIRVLMTGEISDELFGYKYTDFAPSPEAFQEEAKKRIDEIYMYDVLRADRCISVNSMEARVPFGDLEFVRYVMSVDPAKKRNVYHKGKYLLRHAFEGGLLPHDILYREKAAFSDAVGHSMVDDLKEYAEAVYSDEAYEEKRKKYGFAIPFTKESLLYREIFERYYPGQAPMVKDFWMPNRSWEGCDVNDPSARVLANYGGSGE is encoded by the coding sequence ATGTGTTCAATCATGGGATTCAGCAAAAAGACCGTCAGCCGGGAGGAAATCCGGACCTATTTCGACCGCACCAAGTCCCGGGGACCGGACATGTCCCGCATTGTGGAGACCAAATCCGGGTATCTCTGCTTCCACCGGCTGGCCATCATGGGCCTGGAGGAAACCGGCATGCAGCCCTTTGAACTGGAGGGCGACCTGGTGGTGTGCAACGGCGAGCTGTACAACTGGCGGGAACAGAAAAAGAAGCTGGAGGAGCACTACCGCTTCCGGAGCGGCAGCGACTGTGAGCTTTTGCTGCCCATGTACCGGGAGTACGGCCTGTCCATGTTTCCCCGGCTGGACGCGGAGTTTGCGCTGATTCTCTACGACAGCATGACAGACACACTGGTGGCCGCCCGGGACCCCCTCGGCATCCGGCCCCTTTTCTACGGCTATGACAAGGCGGGCGCCATCGTCTTTGCCAGCGAGGCAAAAAACCTGGTGGGCCTGTGCCGGGAAATCCGTCCCTTCCCGCCGGGACATTACTACGCCTTTGGGAAGTTTGTCCGCTATGCGGACCTGACCACGGTGAAGGAGTACTGTGAGGACGACCTGGAGACCGTCTGCGCCAACATCCGCGATAAGCTGGTGGCCGGCGTGAAGAAGCGGCTGGACGCCGATGCGCCTCTGGGGTTTTTGCTCAGCGGCGGGCTGGACTCCAGCTTGGTGTGCGCCATCTCCGCGAAATTGCTTAAAACACCCATCCGCACCTTTGCCATCGGAATGGACAAGGACGCCATTGACCTCAAGTACGCAAGGGAGGTGGCCGATTACATCGGCGCCGACCACACGGAGGTCTATATGACCCGGGATCAGGTCATCTCCTCTTTGGAAGAGGTGATTGCCCTGCTGGGCACCTACGACATCACCACCATCCGGGCCAGCATGGGCATGTACCTCTGCTGCAAGGCCATCCACGAGCGGACGGACATCCGGGTGCTGATGACCGGCGAGATATCCGATGAGCTGTTCGGATATAAATACACCGATTTTGCACCGTCGCCGGAGGCCTTCCAGGAGGAGGCAAAAAAACGGATTGATGAGATTTACATGTATGATGTGCTCCGGGCGGACCGCTGCATCAGCGTCAACTCCATGGAGGCCAGGGTGCCGTTCGGGGATTTGGAGTTCGTGCGCTACGTCATGAGCGTGGACCCGGCCAAGAAGAGGAACGTCTACCACAAGGGGAAGTATCTGCTGCGCCATGCCTTTGAGGGCGGCCTGCTGCCCCATGACATTCTCTACCGGGAGAAGGCCGCCTTTTCCGATGCAGTGGGCCACTCCATGGTGGACGATCTGAAGGAGTATGCCGAGGCAGTCTACTCCGATGAAGCGTATGAGGAAAAGCGGAAAAAGTACGGCTTTGCCATTCCCTTCACCAAGGAGAGCCTGCTCTACCGGGAGATTTTTGAACGGTATTACCCCGGCCAGGCGCCCATGGTCAAGGACTTTTGGATGCCCAACAGGTCTTGGGAGGGCTGCGACGTCAACGACCCCTCCGCCCGGGTCCTGGCCAACTACGGCGGCAGCGGCGAATAA
- a CDS encoding glutamine synthetase III family protein produces MSKTTQVPELFGSMVFNEEVMRQRLSPASYKAWRKCIEEGTALDLTIANDIAEAMKQWATEKGVTHFTHWFQPMTGYTAEKHDSFITPVEGGSKVVMEFSGKELVRGEPDASSFPSGGLRATFEARGYTAWDPTSFAFIKGTSLYIPTVFCSYSGEVLDKKAPLLRSMDEVSRQAIRILRLFGDTESRRVTPQVGAEQEYFLLDKQAFLKREDLRLCGRTLFGAKPPKGQELDDHYFGAIRPRVAAYMRDLDEELWKVGVLSKTKHNEVAPSQHEMAPIYSDANTACDHNQLAMDLMKEVADRHDLVCLLHEKPFAGVNGSGKHDNWSLATDTGKNLFKPGKTPSQNAQFLLFLAAFIKGVDEYQKLLRCTVAFAGNDHRLGAQEAPPAVISIFLGDELGAVVDAIISGREYTDAGKKTLEIGVDVLPSIPMDNTDRNRTSPLAFTGNKFEFRMLGSTQSIAGPNIALNTMMAEELSQFADRLEASSDFQGDLQKLIRETLTEHRRIIFNGNGYEAAWIEEAERRGLANLKTTAEALPHYTDPEHVALFTKHGVFTAQEMAARQEIHMENYCTVLSIEATTMVDMLRHEILPAVSNYGAVLCNRLHTLKEAGLPCRYEQSIAMRVTEKTDALADITEELETALAQVPSGSTEEQMHYYHNVIFALMGKARVLADEMEQITDRDYWPFPTYSTLLFSV; encoded by the coding sequence ATGTCCAAAACCACCCAGGTCCCCGAGCTGTTCGGCAGCATGGTATTCAATGAGGAGGTCATGCGGCAGCGCCTGTCCCCGGCATCCTACAAGGCGTGGCGCAAGTGCATCGAAGAGGGCACCGCATTGGACCTGACCATTGCCAACGACATTGCGGAGGCCATGAAGCAGTGGGCCACCGAAAAGGGTGTCACCCACTTCACCCACTGGTTCCAGCCCATGACCGGCTACACCGCGGAAAAACACGACAGTTTCATCACTCCTGTGGAGGGCGGCAGCAAGGTGGTCATGGAGTTTTCCGGCAAGGAGCTGGTCCGGGGCGAGCCCGACGCCTCCAGCTTCCCCTCCGGAGGGCTGCGGGCCACCTTTGAGGCCAGGGGCTACACCGCCTGGGACCCCACTTCCTTTGCCTTCATCAAGGGCACCAGCCTGTACATCCCCACGGTGTTCTGCTCCTACTCCGGCGAGGTGCTGGACAAGAAGGCACCGCTGCTGCGCTCCATGGATGAGGTCAGCCGCCAGGCCATCCGCATCCTGCGCCTCTTCGGCGACACGGAAAGCCGCCGGGTCACGCCTCAGGTGGGCGCGGAGCAGGAGTACTTCCTGCTGGATAAGCAGGCGTTTTTAAAGCGGGAGGACCTGAGGCTCTGCGGCCGGACGCTCTTCGGCGCAAAGCCGCCCAAGGGCCAGGAACTGGACGATCACTACTTCGGCGCCATCCGCCCCCGGGTCGCCGCCTATATGCGGGACCTGGACGAGGAACTTTGGAAGGTGGGGGTGCTCAGCAAGACCAAGCACAACGAGGTGGCCCCTTCCCAGCATGAGATGGCCCCCATCTATTCCGACGCCAACACGGCCTGCGACCACAACCAGCTGGCCATGGACCTGATGAAAGAGGTGGCGGACCGCCACGACCTGGTGTGCCTGCTCCATGAAAAGCCCTTTGCCGGCGTCAACGGCTCCGGCAAGCACGACAACTGGTCGCTGGCCACCGATACGGGCAAAAACCTCTTCAAGCCCGGAAAAACGCCCAGCCAGAACGCCCAGTTCCTGCTGTTTTTGGCCGCCTTCATCAAGGGTGTGGATGAGTATCAGAAGCTGCTGCGCTGCACGGTGGCCTTTGCTGGAAACGACCACCGCCTGGGCGCCCAGGAGGCGCCGCCCGCCGTCATCTCCATCTTCCTGGGCGACGAGTTGGGCGCTGTGGTGGACGCCATCATCTCCGGCCGGGAGTATACCGATGCCGGGAAAAAGACGCTGGAGATCGGCGTGGATGTGCTCCCCTCCATCCCCATGGACAACACCGACCGCAACCGCACTTCCCCCCTGGCCTTCACCGGCAACAAGTTTGAGTTCCGCATGCTGGGCTCCACCCAGTCCATCGCCGGGCCCAACATCGCCCTGAACACCATGATGGCCGAGGAGCTGAGCCAGTTTGCCGATCGCCTGGAAGCCTCCAGCGACTTCCAGGGCGATCTCCAGAAGCTGATCCGGGAGACGCTGACCGAACACCGCCGGATCATCTTCAACGGCAATGGCTATGAGGCCGCCTGGATCGAAGAGGCGGAGCGCCGCGGGCTTGCCAACCTGAAGACCACAGCGGAGGCACTGCCCCACTATACCGACCCTGAACATGTGGCACTGTTCACAAAGCACGGCGTGTTTACCGCCCAGGAGATGGCCGCCCGCCAGGAAATCCATATGGAGAACTACTGTACCGTGCTCTCCATCGAGGCCACCACCATGGTCGACATGCTGCGCCACGAGATTCTGCCCGCTGTCTCCAACTACGGCGCCGTGCTGTGCAACCGGCTCCACACCCTGAAAGAGGCGGGCCTTCCCTGCCGCTATGAGCAGTCCATTGCCATGCGGGTGACGGAGAAGACCGACGCCCTGGCCGATATCACCGAGGAGCTGGAGACGGCCCTGGCCCAGGTGCCCTCCGGCAGCACGGAGGAGCAGATGCACTATTACCACAATGTGATCTTTGCCCTGATGGGCAAGGCCCGTGTGCTGGCCGATGAGATGGAGCAGATCACCGACCGGGACTACTGGCCCTTCCCGACCTACAGCACCCTGCTGTTTTCCGTCTGA
- a CDS encoding nucleoside hydrolase has product MMERIPVWIDCDTGVDDAAALLVAHRLPQLRIVGISAVAGNVELHHTFENARRVCRLMGADYPVYRGAEGPLLRPLTTAPYVHGENGLGGVELPPSPLMEETLPAWDALYAAARAEGGHLQVIAIGPLTNLAIALSKHPDLKDLVERIAIMGGAAQGGNATPCAEFNIFVDPHAAQMVFQSGIPIVMCGLDVTMDAYLSPKEVEELGRAGTPVCRFFQQSTRLAMAFSERVSKPGLCLHDVCPVLYLTHPQLFSGEEAGVYVETRGSITTGKTVTDLWSDKQFPQHNAFVVLGVDRPRFVEIVRSILLSY; this is encoded by the coding sequence ATGATGGAGCGCATTCCCGTCTGGATTGACTGCGACACAGGCGTGGACGACGCGGCGGCGCTGTTGGTGGCCCACCGGCTCCCCCAACTGCGGATTGTGGGCATCTCCGCCGTGGCCGGCAATGTGGAGCTGCACCACACCTTTGAAAACGCCCGCCGGGTCTGCCGCCTGATGGGCGCGGACTACCCGGTGTACCGGGGCGCGGAGGGCCCGCTGCTGCGGCCGCTTACCACCGCGCCCTATGTCCACGGGGAAAACGGCCTGGGCGGCGTGGAACTGCCCCCCTCGCCCCTGATGGAGGAGACGCTTCCGGCCTGGGACGCCCTCTACGCCGCGGCACGGGCGGAGGGCGGACACCTGCAGGTGATTGCCATTGGGCCGCTGACCAATCTGGCCATTGCACTGAGCAAGCACCCGGACCTGAAAGACCTGGTGGAGCGGATCGCCATTATGGGCGGCGCGGCCCAGGGCGGCAATGCCACCCCCTGCGCGGAATTCAACATCTTTGTAGACCCTCACGCGGCCCAGATGGTCTTCCAGTCCGGCATCCCCATCGTCATGTGCGGCCTGGATGTGACGATGGATGCCTATCTCTCCCCCAAGGAGGTGGAAGAGCTGGGCCGGGCCGGGACGCCAGTGTGCCGGTTCTTCCAGCAGAGCACCCGGCTGGCCATGGCCTTCAGCGAACGGGTCAGCAAGCCGGGCCTCTGCCTCCATGACGTGTGCCCGGTGCTGTACCTCACCCATCCCCAGCTCTTCTCCGGCGAGGAGGCCGGGGTCTATGTGGAGACCCGCGGCTCCATCACCACGGGCAAGACCGTCACCGACCTCTGGAGCGACAAGCAGTTCCCCCAGCACAACGCTTTTGTGGTGCTGGGCGTGGACCGCCCCCGGTTTGTGGAGATCGTACGTTCCATCCTGCTCAGCTACTGA
- a CDS encoding nucleoside hydrolase, with translation MKQRIPVILDGDPGHDDAIAWVLARSSPRLDILAVTSSNGNQTIEKTTYNALRVCTLLGIGAPVARGLPRPLLSEVVSAGNIHGQTGLDGPKLPEPAMALSPLNAVELMAQVLSEAREPVTIVSTGPQTNVAALLLSHPELKPKIGRISLMGGGIAYGNWTPAAEFNILCDPEAAQIVFSSGLPVTMAGLDVTEKALVFPEDFQRIRAVGNHVARVVADWLEFFYQFHRSIGYAGAPVHDAVAVAVLLHPELFETRDLYVEVETCGEYCRGCTVGDLHGRTGRPPNARCILDLDRQGFVDLLVEGAEGYEEVKG, from the coding sequence ATGAAGCAACGCATTCCCGTGATCCTGGACGGCGATCCGGGCCACGACGACGCCATCGCCTGGGTGCTGGCCCGCTCCAGCCCCCGGCTGGACATTTTGGCCGTCACCTCCTCCAACGGCAACCAGACCATTGAAAAAACCACCTACAACGCCCTGCGGGTCTGCACGCTTCTGGGCATCGGGGCACCGGTGGCCAGGGGCCTGCCCCGGCCGCTGCTCAGCGAGGTGGTGAGCGCCGGGAACATCCACGGCCAGACCGGGCTGGACGGCCCCAAGCTGCCGGAGCCGGCCATGGCGCTCTCCCCTCTGAACGCGGTGGAGCTGATGGCCCAAGTCCTGTCGGAGGCCAGGGAACCAGTGACCATCGTCTCCACCGGCCCCCAGACCAATGTGGCGGCGCTGCTGCTGTCCCACCCGGAGCTCAAGCCCAAGATCGGCCGCATTTCCCTGATGGGCGGCGGCATCGCCTACGGCAACTGGACGCCGGCGGCGGAATTCAACATCCTCTGCGACCCGGAGGCGGCGCAGATCGTCTTCTCCTCCGGCCTTCCCGTCACCATGGCGGGGCTGGATGTGACGGAAAAGGCGCTGGTCTTTCCGGAGGACTTCCAGCGCATCCGGGCGGTGGGGAACCATGTGGCGCGGGTGGTGGCGGATTGGCTGGAGTTCTTCTACCAGTTCCACCGCTCCATCGGCTACGCCGGCGCGCCGGTCCACGACGCGGTGGCCGTGGCGGTGCTGCTGCACCCGGAGCTTTTCGAAACCCGGGACCTCTATGTGGAGGTCGAGACCTGCGGCGAGTACTGCCGGGGCTGCACCGTGGGTGACCTCCACGGCCGAACGGGCAGGCCGCCCAACGCCCGGTGTATTCTGGACCTGGACCGCCAGGGGTTTGTAGACCTTTTGGTGGAGGGCGCAGAAGGCTATGAGGAGGTGAAGGGATGA
- a CDS encoding ABC transporter permease, which yields MFSLLIERILTAEFFFSVLRITAPILFATLGAVVAEKAGISNIGLEGIMMVSALFGSLSCYWTGSWFVGVLVALLLGTLMGLVMGFFAFNLKTDIILVGIAMNMVGSGGTLFLVKVITNLTEGKALASTTSLITKNLQIPSWDIPLIRNIPLVGDILSGHCILTYLAFLLVFLTWVMLYKTSLGLNIRSVGENPNAAASVGVSVLKIKYVGIAFSGAMAGFGGAFMSMYYAMGWSQDMVAGRGFIALAAQAMGAGEPLGSMLSALVFGFAQALGIKVSALGADSNLVSPIPYLVTILGLVVFALATRRRIRRQHSAAALAEAAKRG from the coding sequence ATGTTTAGCCTTTTGATCGAACGGATCCTTACCGCTGAGTTTTTCTTCTCCGTCCTGCGCATCACCGCGCCCATCCTCTTTGCCACGCTGGGCGCCGTGGTGGCGGAAAAGGCGGGCATCTCCAACATCGGCCTTGAGGGCATCATGATGGTCTCCGCCCTTTTCGGCTCCCTTTCCTGCTACTGGACCGGCAGCTGGTTCGTGGGGGTGCTGGTGGCGCTGCTCCTTGGCACGCTGATGGGCCTTGTGATGGGCTTTTTCGCCTTCAACCTGAAGACCGACATCATCCTTGTGGGCATTGCCATGAACATGGTGGGCTCCGGCGGCACGCTCTTCCTGGTCAAGGTCATCACCAACCTGACCGAGGGCAAGGCCCTGGCCTCCACCACCTCGCTCATCACCAAAAATCTGCAGATCCCCTCCTGGGATATTCCCCTGATCCGGAACATCCCCCTGGTGGGCGATATCCTCTCCGGCCACTGCATCCTGACCTATCTGGCCTTTTTGCTGGTGTTCCTCACCTGGGTCATGCTCTACAAGACCTCCCTGGGGCTGAACATCCGCTCCGTGGGGGAAAATCCCAATGCCGCCGCATCGGTGGGAGTCAGCGTACTGAAGATCAAATATGTGGGCATCGCCTTCTCCGGCGCCATGGCGGGCTTCGGCGGCGCGTTCATGTCCATGTACTACGCCATGGGCTGGTCCCAGGACATGGTGGCCGGACGCGGCTTCATCGCCCTGGCCGCCCAGGCCATGGGCGCCGGCGAGCCCCTTGGCTCCATGCTCTCCGCCCTGGTCTTCGGCTTTGCCCAGGCCCTGGGCATCAAGGTCTCCGCCCTTGGCGCAGACTCCAACCTGGTGTCCCCCATCCCCTATCTGGTCACCATTTTGGGCCTGGTGGTCTTCGCTCTTGCCACCCGGCGGCGCATCCGCCGCCAGCACTCTGCCGCCGCGCTGGCAGAGGCCGCCAAACGGGGATAG
- a CDS encoding ABC transporter permease, which produces MSKRRNLIFGLVRGLAAICIALLVATVLIFICAEGGSFSQKLSQTAGALHQLLIGPAFRANGSLSIKNLCDILASMIPTIFTGLSVCVMFSANQFNLGGEGGAMLGAFVAALCAIYLNLGAGIHVVVCILAGALACGAMMLIPALLKVKLDVSEMVCSLMLNYVVMYFIKYMVNSHLADKSKGQIQTFPFQPTAQVPQLVENGSKLSWGFVVAILFVVLTALFMYRTRWGYAIRMIGINKDFAMYSGMKVGAVIVLAQVLGGVLAGMGGGLEMLGRYSTFSWSALPGYGWTGITIAILAGNNPIFVPFAAFFMAYLDKGCNLMSTYSGVPYQLIDIIQAVIFLFFAAEQFLSRYRQKLVVRSTQEELAQKAAAEEGGVKHV; this is translated from the coding sequence ATGAGTAAAAGAAGGAACCTGATCTTCGGCCTCGTCCGGGGCCTGGCCGCCATCTGCATCGCCCTACTTGTGGCCACCGTTCTTATTTTCATCTGCGCCGAGGGCGGCAGCTTCTCCCAAAAGCTCAGCCAGACCGCCGGCGCGCTGCACCAGCTGCTCATCGGCCCGGCCTTCCGTGCCAACGGCTCGCTGAGCATCAAAAACCTCTGCGACATCCTGGCCTCCATGATCCCCACCATCTTCACGGGCCTTTCCGTGTGCGTCATGTTTTCCGCCAACCAGTTCAACTTAGGCGGCGAGGGCGGCGCCATGCTGGGCGCCTTTGTGGCCGCGCTGTGCGCCATCTACCTGAACCTGGGCGCCGGCATCCATGTGGTGGTCTGCATCCTGGCCGGGGCGCTGGCCTGCGGCGCCATGATGCTGATCCCGGCGCTTTTGAAGGTGAAGCTGGACGTCAGCGAAATGGTGTGCTCGCTGATGCTCAACTATGTGGTCATGTACTTCATCAAGTACATGGTCAACAGCCATCTGGCCGACAAGAGCAAGGGCCAGATTCAGACCTTCCCCTTCCAGCCCACCGCCCAGGTGCCCCAGCTGGTGGAAAATGGCTCCAAGCTCTCCTGGGGCTTTGTGGTGGCCATCCTCTTTGTGGTGCTGACGGCCCTGTTCATGTACCGCACCCGCTGGGGCTATGCCATCCGCATGATCGGCATCAACAAGGACTTTGCCATGTACTCCGGTATGAAGGTGGGCGCCGTCATCGTCCTGGCCCAGGTGCTGGGCGGTGTGCTGGCGGGCATGGGCGGCGGGCTGGAGATGCTGGGCCGCTACAGCACCTTCTCCTGGAGCGCGCTGCCTGGCTACGGCTGGACCGGCATCACCATTGCCATCCTGGCGGGCAACAACCCCATCTTTGTGCCCTTTGCCGCCTTCTTTATGGCCTATTTGGACAAGGGATGCAATCTGATGTCCACTTACTCCGGAGTCCCCTACCAGCTCATCGACATCATCCAGGCAGTCATTTTCCTCTTCTTTGCCGCAGAGCAGTTCCTCTCCCGCTACCGCCAGAAGCTGGTGGTCCGAAGCACTCAGGAGGAGCTGGCCCAGAAGGCCGCCGCGGAGGAAGGAGGCGTGAAGCATGTTTAG